Genomic window (Takifugu rubripes chromosome 1, fTakRub1.2, whole genome shotgun sequence):
AGTGCAAATTTCCAATATCTGACTACAATTATCTgatataaatataaacacaacataaaagCTTTGGAACTGAATATGCAAACACCCTCAAATTTACCCAAACAGCACGAAAAGTTCAATATTTAATGCAATAGGTTTTAAAATCTATGAAGGTGTGAGGAAATCTAGGAACTCTCACCGGGTAGGTAATGTTTTTCTGGTTATTTCCAGCAAAACTATCACTTAAGAGTAAAATAATACTTAATATTGTAATTGTTGTTACCTCCCGAAGAAGACGGCCTGTCTTTGTGCTGAGCCAGAGGATTTTGTTTGCCGACGTGGCAACCAGCAAGTGCTCAGTGGAAGCCGGAGAGAAGCACACCTTCAGTGCAGAATCAAGATGAGGGCTGTGCACATCTAAAATGCTCACATCGACATGGAGCAACTAGACAGAGATAAAACAAGTCAGTGGAGAAATGGGCGTAAAGCAACGTGATCTCAGATCAATATATCAGTTATCTGAAATGACATAAACACACCAGTTTCTGTCTGGTTCTTCTAAAGTCAACGAGGATGCAATATATCAATAAGATAAACATCTTCAAAGAAAATGCAATAAATCACTGATGGGTTAGTGTTGTTTTAATACAATGGACACCTTAGCAAAACCTAGGTTTTTCTGGAACATAAGACATAAATAAGGTAATCAAATGTGCATATATCACATCATTACATCATATCCTCATCCGTAACACTGAAAGCTGATGGTGTGCTGTACCTCCTCCAGAGACTTGGAATCAGCAATGGTAACAATGTACTGTGTGGGACCAACAAAAGCCAGACAGCGGCTGTCACTGCTCACAGTGAGAGTGTCTGAAGCTCGCTCAGGGCCTCCAGCTACCACATTATCTAGAATAATTAGGAACAGATTAAATCAATCGATGCAATGTTAAAGGGATAATGAACATCCTTTGGGGCTGTGTAAGGTACTTAAACCTCACTGGTGTAGTAATTGCTGAATCAATAAGTGGCAATGAAGCAATTTAAGTAATTAATCAACCAGCTGCCAAGGATTACTTTTTAGTAATGTTTCTGTCAAGAGTTTATTGATCACTGTATCATTGGTCACTGTTTAGGAACTGGTTTAATGTACATACAAAGAACTCGGATCACATTGTAGTCTTCATCAAAGGCGTTGTAAAGAACCAAAGAGCCCTGGGAGTCAGCGCTGTACATGAACTCCCCATCTGGGGTGAAGATAAGGCCCATCACTCGACCGCTGTGTTGCCTGCAATTAGTTCCATTTCATTATTTACACACTGCACCCAGAAACAAGTGAACTCAGACGCTTTGACTCGTTTCCCATGAATCTAAAAATAGCTGTAGTTAATAGGCAGGAGCCCTTTTCTGATACATACTTGTGTTCAGCCAGCAGTTTGGCACTGGAGATGTCAAAGACTCTGACAATACCAGAGTTGAACCCACAGGAGATGTGACCTTCACTGGGATGGAAGGCAACACAGCCAGGGCAGTCATCAGACACAAAGTCATACAACTATTCACAGGATACAACAGAATGAAACACTGTTGTTAAAGAGGAATTTAGGTGATGAATTATAGAAAATGTAATCATGTACATGATGTTTACTGACCTGATGCAATGAGTCCATACTCCAAATGCGCACCGTTCCATCGGATGAAGCAGTTGTGAGATGCCGACGGATGCCATCCACACTGAAGCCCAGCACAGTCTCTGTGTGTGACCTCATTAGTGTGTTGTAACTATGGCTCTTCACATCTAGGAATCCCATGATACCAGCAGAACTGCAAGCAAGGACCAAATGGTTGTCCGAAGAGACTGAAACAAGGCTGACGGGTCCCTCaagctctggaaaaaaaaaagaaattttcTCCAAATAGAGTGCTTGCTGCATGGAAGAGTCTGAGACCTCAtctcaaagaaaaagaaaaagaaaaatattaatTTTGTCCTTCAAAAAGTATCAAGATtcctgaatgcagcagaaaaAAGGGTGCTGGTATGTTCTTCCACTGCAAATCAGAATACAGCTAGAAAATCCAAAATGACCTTAAGATAAATAACTGCTGAGGGGTGGAAACAGTTACAGTTACCATTTTGATCAGTCAAATAATGTCACGCTTCCACGGGGCTGCACTTACGTGCTTCCAGGAACACATTAGTGAAATCAAGGGACCAGAGCCGCAGGAAGCCATCCTCAGAGCCGGTGCAACAGAAAGATGAGGACATGCTGATACTGTTGATGGCAATGCCTGCATCTGGAGCAAgcaatcacaaacacacacacatctttacatCACGTTTTCATCTTTCAGTAATAACCACTGTCTTGCTTTTTAAACTAACAACATGCACTCTGTGTCATAGTGATTTTGAATGCACCGGTCTTAAAGGGTGGTTTCTCCCTGCAGTTGGATTGTGGTTGTtgtgcaggctgcagcctcctgaTGTTTTTGATTACAACTCGACTGTAGTCAATTTCGAAGATATAACCATTTCGACTGCTGGCATATCTGTGGGAAACCAATCATGGATGAAAATAAAGATTGCCACTAATTATAGACTAGGAGAATTATGCCATTTAAaatactgggggggggcactgggttGATCACTCACAAGGTAAAATTCCCAAGACACGGGTTAGAAGACTGTTCCTCAAAGGTCACATCGGTGAAGTCTATCGAGCGGTATTCACCGAGGTCTACTGGACATGAACGGAGTGTACCATTCCGCACACGCCAGAGGCGAATATTATCCCAACCACATGACACCAtcctgaaaaaaacaacacacctTACAGCAGCATCCTAAACATGCATCCTTACCTTGGGTAAGAAATCAATGAATATTAaattaatgacaaaaacagagcAGGACGGGTACCTTGTGTCGTCAAAGAAGGTGACCTTCATGGTGTTGATGTCAACATCAGTATGAGCTTTAGCTAAGATGGTCACGTCACCTCCTTCCCTAACTTTCAGAGTATtccacaccaccaccatctttGATAGGTCAACATAGAGGATATAAGTCACAGTATGATTTTAGAAAAGTGCCAGTTGCAAAAAAAAGTAAGTGTATGACTCCATTTTCAAagcttttgtatttttattgcaTACCGTTTTAATTTTGCTGTCTTTACCCACCCCACACAGGATAGCGCCACTGTATGAAAAGCTTCAAATCACAGAGACAATAAAAGTGAGTCAAGAATGTGCGCATGTACTAAAAGGAATGTTCATAAAAGCAAAGCAGCATATAGATTTGGTTACCTCAGACAGGATAATGAATGAGCAGCAATCCTGAACATGGAAAGACAGGTTCCTTTCTGGTAGTTCCACACTCGAACTACACTGTGGTTGCCCATTTGTGCCGAGGCCAGCAGTGTTGTGTTGCCATTAAAAGCCAGGGCAGACACCTATAGAGGAAGCACGAGGCACACATTTCTAAACTGAACGGactaggggaaaaaaaaaaaagagctttactGGTACTCTGGCGACTAGCAATGAAGAGGTTTGTGTAAGTGTTGACTCTGCATATGAGTTTCTGAGTCAAATAAAATAAGTGCCCTTTTTTGAAGGATCGTAGACAAAGTCTTCCTATATAGTGAAAAGGACAAAGATCAGATTGCAGGTCATTTACCTTATCGGTGTGGCCAATAAAAAATCTCTGCTGATTAGAGAACACGTTCAAAGAGACAATAATAGCATGACAGGGATAAACCACTGCATCACCCGTTTTGGTCCACAGTGCCTAGGGTCGAGAAATACAACTATTATGGCTTTTTCTACAATAATTTCCTTTGATCATCTAAAACTACGTCAAATGAACATACACAGCTTGCAGTGGCTCCTCCAAAACCAATTATCCGATTGAGCTTAAGAATTGGATCAGGAAGCAGCTTCTAATAGGGAGAGTAGAAAAATTTAACAAGGCATTGAGACAATTAGATTCATTGATTTTAATTTCTAATAATAAGGAACTCCATTCTCCTTTTACCTTCTGTGTGGGTCCTTTAGACAGTAGAGGATGGACAGGAGATGGAACATTAGAGCAAAGAAACTAAAACAGATAAAACGAAAACACCTCTGTGAGGTTGTTGCAATGTGCTGGACATGATGCATAAAAACACGGAGGAATGtgggaaacacaacacaacacaacacacatcacaACTGATTGTAAAACTTAGTCAATTTGAAGCATCACCTCTTCGCTCTCCTCTGCTAGTTCATCAGATCCCTCCTCTGGATGTGCATACACATGCACTTCTCTCCCAGTGATGATTGGGGCCATTAATGTGTCCTGGTGTGAACTGGAGCATGTTGATCTCTGCTGATGCTGGTCATCATTAGGGCTAAGTGAACCATCTCTCTGGTGTTTGGAAACTACTCCCAACTCTGGAATGCTCGTCACCATGACAGCTTGGTTCCTGTGGAACTGAGAACACTGACAGTAAGCAGTAAATTTAGCCTGAGAAATATTTGAAATCTTACTGGTCTGACTAAATTTGGATTTTTCACCTGTTTACTGCGGGACATACAATCCTGGACTGGTTTGACGTGCTCTTCTGTAACGGGGCTTCCATCATCATTGGTGCATTCTGTGAAGGAgattgatatatatatatttttatccCTGATACATTCCTGTTAGGCCCTATGCAtagaaacataaataaatttaaatgacTTTCCAAACAATTCGCATTGTAACCCATTGTAAAGTCAACAGCAGAAAGCCATCCAGCACATACAGGTTACACATGCTGGATGGCCTTCTGCTGTATAAACATGTTAGTAGAAACCTGAAGATAAAAAGATGTAAACAGAACCAAGCTCCCCATTTCCACTAGAATTCCTCTCTTTAACAACTCATTGAAACATCTAATGTAAAGATCACCTTATACTGAACATATACTGTAAACCGTATGTCCAGTGACTCGTTGGCTTGAGTTAATCAGTTAAAACTAAAATGATAGATGACTACAGCAGACCACAAAATGTTAAATGACTACCGGTACTCTCCTTTAACTTTGCGTTTGTGACCATATAATCCCAATAATtttatcaataaaaataaaaagaattcaGCAGGCAGCACTTCAATGGCAGCTTATTTACAGGATTTCTGTATAAAAGTAATGGAAAAAGGGTCTGAAAAAGCTACATTAATTGTGGCATTTATGACTTACCAGCCTCATTCTTGGACTTTTCTTTCTGAATGGAGAAAAATGGTAATTTTGATCCATCTGAAGGAAACCTTTTGCAATTAGAAAATTTATTTTAGTACATTGGGATAGTTTAGATAACAATTTCAATAAAGACAATTACATATTTTACTTAGGTAACTGGTATGTAAAGTAAATATATCTTGTGGACACCTGGTTAGTGGTATAAATATTTGTGCTTCATCcatagaaaaaaagagaaaataacatGTTAATATAacatgttattaaaaaaaatcccatacATCACAATCAGGCCAAATGTAAGAATGCAGAATTCCTTATTAGAATCTTTTTTACTAATATGGGTGTGTGTCAAAGAGCAGCAGATTAAATAAAACTCGTGGATGAAAAAAGCAAAGATACTGTAACTCGTCCACTTTGTGGGAGCCTACAGAAGAGATGAAATTACCTCCATGAAAAGGTGTAAAGATTTAATGGAACTTACAGATCAAAGGGGGACAATGAAGAAATCTAAATATAAGTGCAAAGTAAGACTATCTTATTAACCACACTGACCAGCCTGTCAAAAAACAGGGACCAGCttaaatactttttaaaaaaatgtagatTAACATTCTACTGATGAGGTTACGATCCACAGTCAGCTATGGGAAACAGTTTGAACTGTCTAGCAAAAGGTTAAATTTCAATTAATTTACTGTTGCACTGAATGCGTTAGTGGTAAGATGAATATGTAGAGTTCTTGAATGAGACAAAAATACCTGATATAATCATACAGATCATGCCAGGACGTTCCTTTAGGGACAGGAAATGCCATCTCTCTGGGGATGGGACCAAGTCCTTGAGAAGATGTCAGACCCATCAACTTAGCTTCATTGAAAGAAATTCCTGTTAAGGAAGAAAATATGTATTAAATTCTCAAAAAAATCTTAATTGCAATATATATAAAGTGAACATGAATATTGGTGATCTGTGAGGGTGTCACCTGGATCAAGCAGCAGGTCAGTAGTAAACATGTTTTTCACCGCCATGTTTGCACAAAGCTTGATGCTCTTCAGGCTGTGGTAGCAGTGTTTGAGATAGATGGACATCATGTATTCTAAATCCAGCATTAGACAGGTCCAACGcactgaaggaggagcaggacccATCAAACCTGGAACGGTGTCAAATGTACTCATATACCATACATGAGTATACTCAACTATCAACGGGCCAGAGCTGATGTGTATAACAATTTGGATGTTGCATTTTACCATGTCTATTAGTTTTGGCTCTGCCTTCATAAACAGAATCATTTGCAGCTGCACACAAAAAGGGAAACTGGAGCCAGGTCGGTGTTGACTTGAACTCTTTAAACATGTTGGAGAAGGAGATCCGGACTGCAAGACCCCCCTTCACACATCATCatgagaaagaaacaaaaatctGTTATTCTCACACAAACCTTAACACATAATCGTGTTAAATCTATATTTATTTACCTTCACTGAGACATCCAGGTGGACTATGAAGTATTTCCCAGGGGTGGGTCTGAACAGAAGATAGAAGTACCGTCCTGTCAGCCCCAGCGAATGCTTAATGTTTTTGGGAACCAGAATGTAGCTGTTGGCTGGGACAGGAGCCCTGATCCGGAACACTGAGCACTTCAGTGTCTTGTTCTGCCATTCAAAGTGAAGGTAAAGTAAGAAATCATTGGTCAGAATATTCAAGGTTACTCCATAACTGCGTGGGCTTCAAAGCTGCAGTggactctttattttttttagataaaaTACTTTAAAACAAATCTTTAAAAGTTCTCATTGATTACCATGGATGTTGACACATCTCCCACTTTTGAAGACCTTTTCCATTCTTCCACTTTGATGTGCTTAAATATGTTGACGTAAGGATGCTGCCAATCTGCGAAATAAAAAACAAGACAGGTCCGTCTCAATTCCTGACTTCTTTATGTAGCTATGGAATTGTAATGTCAGTGATGGATGTGTAAATATGTCACCTTTACCTTTGCAAGCCATAGAGCGATATATCGCAATCGGGAAACTTCAACGTCGATCTGCAAttttgtttaaatcaagcgGCTTACGGTCATGTAAACGTACATTTGGTGAAGTTAGCTAGCAAAAAAGTCGTATGAAAAGCCCGTTCACCGTATCACAGAGGTGAAAATGTGATACCCTTTTATTAGCTTACGAAATACGAAGACAATTGCAGTCAATAGGGGAAATGAACTAAAATTTGCGGGGATCTCTGTGTCTTGTTTGTTCCCGCTTCAGCTGCCGCTGTTGTCATCGACGCTGGTGACGTTCCGTCGCAGGTAATTCTGGGTAATGAAGTCTATAAATCAGAGCCAACGTCGAAGAAAATCCAAAGgattttaaactgaaaaaagtTTTAAATCACATCTCGGGCTAAGCTGTGAAGCAACGGTTGGGTGTGACTCTATAGCAAATATGATTTACTTTAAAACATACtcttaggttcaaacgacctaaaacatgagagagagagagagagagaaatgaggcaaagacaacagctttaagttttacttgcagcaaggaggaCGGGGAGATGCGGTCAGTttcagatctccaacacgtcctgagACACACCTCCCGCCACCCTTCTTTTATTAggattaggaggtccctagttacatagaattcaaatgtgcctaaagggaggggggaaaccCAAACAATAGCAGGGTCCATTTATAGTAAAACTTGCAAATCATAATGACGAGTGCGTCTTCATTGAATTATCAGCTTGGCTCGCACACACAGCACATCCTTCCATACAAGATAAAAGCCTATACAAAGAGAATAAATTCTCCTGCTTCCCATGCTGTTGTTGCATCCTGATACTCCTTACAGCGGCTGTATCCTGTTGTTCttgagcaggtgtgtgagctTACACATTAGACATCACGAAGCTTCAGCATTAACAAGTAATAAAAGCATAATGTCATCTTATGTaaaatgtagttttttttaTGGTTAAAAAATCATGCAAGGTGTTCACATTTTCAATACATTACAATAGTCACAGCACAAATCTTGGTTTAACAGATTCACATTATACTCACAAATATACCATAAATGTCAGATGTACCTTAGTCAGAATCTATATTTACAACATGTGGGAGTAACTCTACAGGGAAAGAAACCTGCATTTGCATGGATGATTGTCCATTGTCATCCTGTTCATCATTTGCCAGTGTGCTGTCATGATTTAACACCACTGGTAATGAAGAATCACCGGGCTGAGTGAGGCACGACTGTCCTTCACATCTAAACATCAGCGACCGCCCGAGACTGGGTGAACTGCCAGGCCCTGGCCTCAGCGTTACGGGTGAAGATCTGTGTTGCTCTGGCACCGTGGCAACGGACAACGTTTCTACTCGAGAATCAGTCACAGCTAGTCACTGCCCACAGCACACAAATTCAGCTTCAGTCCTCCAAATGTgccacttcctcctcagctctgtTCTCACCTGCATCCGTGAGGAAAGTAAGACGGTTCAGatttatttagtcatttttgtttgtttatttatttatttattttgacgATTTTATACTTTTAGACATCACAAAAATGGAATAGTTAGAGCAGTGGAAATTAGTAAGTTAGTTTTAGGAAGAATGTAATGTGTAACAACAAACCTCTTTATTAGCGTAGCAGTAAAGCACAGACACAAGTAAGCCCTGTAGAAAGGTCATATATCAGGAAAGGCCATGTCATACAcgtgacaacaaaaacaattgGGTGTTTTAAAGCACATACTCAAAAAGAGTACACAAACAACATTTTTGCAGTTAATTGTTACATGGTCACTTTTCCACATATGAGGAGAAATGCGTAAATAGCTTCTTTCTATTTTTTACCAGAGTCCAAATTACCTCACCTACGTACACCAGTTTGGTTATTCTAAAGACTGGAAATACTTATTTCTACACAGCTCAGGTAAACTATGTAAACCATTGTAAAATTTTGGTTTCATATTAAATTTATTTCTAGAAAACTAAAGTAAGTCAGTATTTTTTAGAACATGATCGCACGTCCACAAATAGCAACAGACACTAATCAAGCCCACCTGAAAAGAATTCAGAGTAAGGGTGAAAAAGACTTTAATGTAGCGCAGAATGCCAGTTGTTTGCTCATCTGTAGCAAAAATGAATATGATTTCATGAATCCCAAACAGAGGTATAAGGGTAAGTGTTGCCTTGGCAAGCCTACAAACCAGAAAGAAGAACAATTCAAAGGAGAAAAGAGTAGAAGTGAGTAAGCAAGGAAAACCACACAGGTGGAGATGTGaatttgaaaatgtgtgaatttcACAATCCCTTTATGTCAAGTCTTTAacctgtgctaaaatgtttaaataagaCAATAAGCATTTGATCTGTAATGTGTCTCTACCCAAGGAAGAGCTTCACAATGCAACGGGTCAACTTGCCGAAGTTTGTAATCAGGGTATCCACTTTGTTTGTTGGCTCTTAATTTGGAGAGAATTACCTTCAGGATCTTCATGAAAATTAAAAAGTTGATCTGTTGATCAAAGAATCAATATGTCAATTGTGCATGCAGTACACATTTACAGTGAGTGGAGATTCAATCACTCACCAGTGAGGCAAAAAGAATCGGTAAACGGATAATCCACCAATAGTTCATGTTTTCATTGAAGGCCCAACACCTGTAAAAGGGAGAAGCATGGAGAATCATATTGTCTGTGGTGGATAATTGTGACTGGAGCAGATGGGAACAAACACGCTtactctttgttttctttcagaagTTTCATCACAACCCAGGGTATCACAAACAATAGTGGTGTGCCTGATCAAAGCAAACGGCTGAAATTAATTTGTAGCTCTCTGCAAAGTAATTATTCACAGCTGAACTTAATGACATACAGGGTGGAATATCACAAGTCTTGCAAATGAAACTGAGCAACTACTCCATGAAATTTCACATTATCTATCATCCTTAGAGGTAGGAGATATAAATGGCCGCTGCTAATTAGCAGGTGACATCTTTACAGGTGGAATGCTGACACCCCATGGAGATAACCTTAGACGGTTAGATGGTAGGTTTGATCAGTCTTTTAGCATCAATAAATACCAAAAGAACTCACCCCAACCAAGACAGATGTAGGGCAAGTGTTTATTGTTATCAATGAACACTGAAGCAATAAGAACAGAGTACAAATAAACCGCTTCTCCGAAGAACCAACAATGATTGGCCAGGACACAGTACTGCATCACAGCCTGGGCCATTCGGCAGCCAATGGCAGCCTAGAGGAAGAGGTCACGTAAAAACAGATGTTACCTGTGGGCCACAGCAAATAAAGAAGGATGATCGTTCAGCGGCTCTACCTGGTGACTTAGCATCTCTCCCACATCGGTCTGTTTCACAATCTCTCGTCCCCAGTGCCGTTCCAGCATAGTGTCCTTAATGATAACCGATACAGCTCGCAGgatgagggacaggaagagattaGCATGAATGTAATTCCTAGAACAGCGCAATTTCCTGGAAAACATACAGAAACTCACAGTATAAAATATCACTTCAGTTCCTTTAGTACTATTTCACTGTGGTGCTGCGTGTAATGTAGTCTATTTTACCTAAAGCTCAGAAGAATGACAAGCGCTGTTGAGAgtgtgaggagggagatggagtAGCCAACAGTGTACACCATCCTGAAGTTCACCATCATTTGTTTGAACCACAACTGTAAAGACAATCCATGGCACTTATTTAAATGTCAGCTCAATAATGGTAATCCATCTTTAATTTGTCATTGGCTATATCCGCTTGCTTATACAAGCACAAATAAGGATTGCTTTATTCCTTAATTATTAACTAGGATTAGATTTAGGATTAGGTGTCAGCGGAGCTGCTGCACAGTTTCCCATTCAATCACAGTTATGCTAGTTGGAAACCTTAACATTTAATCATTATCAATGGTAAAgttttgatgtgtggacattTTTGATGCCTCTAAATTATTGGGAATATCTAAGATTCCATTTACTAAAGGAACATTCTCTTTCTTATGGGAGAACGCAAAATGATGCACAAgtgattaaaaagaagaaaacacaggTGACAGCCATGAGAGCAATTAGGCAAGTGAGAAATGTAACGAACACCACAGGAGTCACACTCATAGGGCGACAAGACCAGACAGGGAAATGAACACAAGGCTATATGAACTGAGATACATCCAAAATACACTTTGTAGAAAAATTTAGAATTCTAAAAGGAACCAACTACAAAGTACTGTACAAGTATGATCTGTTCCCACAAAATTCCCACAAAAACGATTGTGACTAGCTTTGTTTCTGGGATGAACCAACAAGGATTAATCAGAAAGATGACCATACAAATGGATCATAGGAACACTTTTTACACAGACAACTTTTTAGAAGCAGACTGGCTCTGCATCGGTCTTCGTTGTTTCTGAGTTTCATAACAGAGCTTGAACCACATCCATACACATACAACAGAGTTTTTTCAATTGTTTACTGCAATCAGCATATCCACGGGCAGACAGTCTAATCAGTGGACACAAACATAGTGGGTCCATAGTGAGATCCTCGGCTCAGCAGAAATGACAAATGGTTTACAGACAGGGAGACGGTTGGACACAAGTAAAAGACATTTAGGAATTTAGgtaagaaaaggaaggaaggaagagcagACAATGAGCAGACACAAGACAAACTAAACACAAACGTAAACAGAAACTAGCAGCATCAGTACAGACACATTCACCTTTCATAGACATAGAttcttatacagtgggacctctacttatgaacggctctacatgcggaattttcaggttacgaaacgtctcaacgggaaaatatttcctcttgttacgaaataaatttcaggatacgaaaggcaaaaatacgctaccgctgctactcgcagctcgcggaatTTAGCCAACgtaaacttgcttgtagctgctctgccattggctatcgcctagcatcttcctgtcatcccattggctaggagggacgccAATccgtacaagtttgtgtgtatcccaacGTCGCCTtcgtcgtcttcgggatttattgtgggtgtttgtatgtttgtccattagatggcggtgttacc
Coding sequences:
- the LOC101070036 gene encoding glucagon receptor-like isoform X1; translation: MQKKKVLICLLVLCLKTTDIASGVVLEETYQKWIQYKDDCIQMIMNEPLSPGGLFCNRTFDRYACWPDAPAGSLVNISCPFYLPWYEKGLPILPAVSQGVVRRRCGSDGLWERDDSGHVWRDKSQCEEEEEVTSHELWFKQMMVNFRMVYTVGYSISLLTLSTALVILLSFRKLRCSRNYIHANLFLSLILRAVSVIIKDTMLERHWGREIVKQTDVGEMLSHQAAIGCRMAQAVMQYCVLANHCWFFGEAVYLYSVLIASVFIDNNKHLPYICLGWGTPLLFVIPWVVMKLLKENKECWAFNENMNYWWIIRLPILFASLINFLIFMKILKVILSKLRANKQSGYPDYKLRLAKATLTLIPLFGIHEIIFIFATDEQTTGILRYIKVFFTLTLNSFQGLLVSVLYCYANKEVRTELRRKWHIWRTEAEFVCCGQ
- the LOC101070036 gene encoding glucagon receptor-like isoform X5 → MQKKKVLICLLVLCLKTTDIASGVVLEETYQKWIQYKDDCIQMIMNEPLSPGGLFCNRTFDRYACWPDAPAGSLVNISCPFYLPWYEKGLPILPAVSQGVVRRRCGSDGLWERDDSGHVWRDKSQCEEEEEVTSHELWFKQMMVNFRMVYTVGYSISLLTLSTALVILLSFRKLRCSRNYIHANLFLSLILRAVSVIIKDTMLERHWGREIVKQTDVGEMLSHQAAIGCRMAQAVMQYCVLANHCWFFGEAVYLYSVLIASVFIDNNKHLPYICLGWGTPLLFVIPWVVMKLLKENKECWAFNENMNYWWIIRLPILFASLINFLIFMKILKVILSKLRANKQSGYPDYKLR
- the LOC101070036 gene encoding glucagon receptor-like isoform X3, with translation MQKKKVLICLLVLCLKTTDIASGVVLEETYQKWIQYKDDCIQMIMNEPLSPGGLFCNRTFDRYACWPDAPAGSLVNISCPFYLPWYEKGLPILPAVSQGVVRRRCGSDGLWERDDSGHVWRDKSQCEEEEEVTSHELWFKQMMVNFRMVYTVGYSISLLTLSTALVILLSFRKLRCSRNYIHANLFLSLILRAVSVIIKDTMLERHWGREIVKQTDVGEMLSHQAAIGCRMAQAVMQYCVLANHCWFFGEAVYLYSVLIASVFIDNNKHLPYICLGWGTPLLFVIPWVVMKLLKENKECWAFNENMNYWWIIRLPILFASLINFLIFMKILKVILSKLRANKQSGYPDYKLRAYLCLCFTATLIKRFVVTHYILPKTNLLISTALTIPFL
- the LOC101070036 gene encoding glucagon receptor-like isoform X4, whose product is MQKKKVLICLLVLCLKTTDIASGVVLEETYQKWIQYKDDCIQMIMNEPLSPGGLFCNRTFDRYACWPDAPAGSLVNISCPFYLPWYEKGLPILPAVSQGVVRRRCGSDGLWERDDSGHVWRDKSQCEEEEEVTSHELWFKQMMVNFRMVYTVGYSISLLTLSTALVILLSFRKLRCSRNYIHANLFLSLILRAVSVIIKDTMLERHWGREIVKQTDVGEMLSHQAAIGCRMAQAVMQYCVLANHCWFFGEAVYLYSVLIASVFIDNNKHLPYICLGWGTPLLFVIPWVVMKLLKENKECWAFNENMNYWWIIRLPILFASLINFLIFMKILKVILSKLRANKQSGYPDYKLRAYLCLCFTATLIKR
- the LOC101070036 gene encoding glucagon receptor-like isoform X2, with the translated sequence MQKKKVLICLLVLCLKTTDIASGVVLEETYQKWIQYKDDCIQMIMNEPLSPGGLFCNRTFDRYACWPDAPAGSLVNISCPFYLPWYEKVSQGVVRRRCGSDGLWERDDSGHVWRDKSQCEEEEEVTSHELWFKQMMVNFRMVYTVGYSISLLTLSTALVILLSFRKLRCSRNYIHANLFLSLILRAVSVIIKDTMLERHWGREIVKQTDVGEMLSHQAAIGCRMAQAVMQYCVLANHCWFFGEAVYLYSVLIASVFIDNNKHLPYICLGWGTPLLFVIPWVVMKLLKENKECWAFNENMNYWWIIRLPILFASLINFLIFMKILKVILSKLRANKQSGYPDYKLRLAKATLTLIPLFGIHEIIFIFATDEQTTGILRYIKVFFTLTLNSFQGLLVSVLYCYANKEVRTELRRKWHIWRTEAEFVCCGQ